From Streptomyces sp. HUAS MG91, the proteins below share one genomic window:
- a CDS encoding DegT/DnrJ/EryC1/StrS family aminotransferase, giving the protein MLQAAGVGTGDEVIVPAYGNPEVAEAVVQTGAAPVFADIDPDTYCVDPAHVAACVSERTAAVVAVHRFGHRADLQRLKGLTQRHGLFLMEQGESRLPFEEVGRRRAYAAYLNGRLSGLRTPVAGEGHTYQQYVVRVPGNGRPDRDAFARALRSKGVECSVPVKTPVHRMPAFRRDVELPETERAADETLALPLDAELSKRQMQRVVSACNALGGLLQPAF; this is encoded by the coding sequence ATGCTGCAAGCCGCCGGTGTCGGCACCGGTGACGAAGTGATCGTGCCGGCCTACGGCAACCCCGAGGTCGCCGAAGCCGTCGTACAGACAGGCGCCGCTCCCGTCTTCGCGGACATCGACCCCGACACGTACTGCGTCGACCCCGCACACGTCGCCGCGTGCGTGAGCGAGCGGACCGCCGCCGTGGTCGCCGTGCACCGCTTCGGACACCGCGCCGACCTCCAGCGGTTGAAGGGACTCACCCAGCGCCACGGGCTGTTCCTCATGGAACAGGGCGAATCCCGGCTGCCGTTCGAGGAAGTCGGCCGGCGACGCGCGTACGCGGCCTATCTGAACGGGCGGCTCAGCGGGCTGCGGACGCCCGTGGCCGGCGAGGGGCACACCTATCAGCAGTACGTCGTGCGCGTACCCGGCAATGGACGGCCCGACCGGGACGCCTTCGCCCGCGCCCTGCGGAGCAAGGGAGTTGAATGCAGCGTGCCGGTGAAGACGCCGGTGCACCGCATGCCCGCGTTCCGGCGGGACGTGGAGCTGCCCGAGACGGAACGCGCGGCCGACGAAACGCTGGCGCTGCCCCTCGACGCGGAACTGTCCAAGCGGCAGATGCAGCGCGTCGTCTCCGCCTGCAACGCGCTCGGGGGATTGCTGCAACCCGCCTTCTAG
- the dapA gene encoding 4-hydroxy-tetrahydrodipicolinate synthase — protein MAPTSTPQTPFGRVLTAMVTPFTADGALDLDGAQRLAAHLVDAGNDGLIVNGTTGESPTTSDAEKSNLVRAIVEAVGDRAHVVAGVGTNDTRHSIELARQAQQAGAHGLLTVTPYYNKPPQEGLLRHFTAIADATELPVMLYDIPGRSGVPINTETIVRLAEHPRIVANKDAKGDLGRASWTIARSGLPWYSGDDMLNLPLLSVGAVGFVSVVGHVVAPELRAMLDAYVSGDVHKATEIHQKLLPVFTGMFRTQGVITTKAALALQGLPGGPLRLPLVELTPDETAQLKIDLAAGGVQL, from the coding sequence ATGGCTCCGACCTCGACTCCGCAGACCCCCTTCGGGAGGGTCCTCACCGCCATGGTCACGCCCTTCACGGCGGACGGCGCACTCGACCTCGACGGCGCGCAGCGGCTCGCCGCCCACCTGGTGGACGCAGGCAACGACGGCCTGATCGTCAACGGCACCACCGGCGAGTCCCCGACCACCAGCGACGCGGAGAAATCGAATCTCGTACGAGCCATCGTCGAAGCGGTCGGCGACCGCGCCCACGTCGTCGCCGGAGTCGGCACGAACGACACCCGCCACAGCATCGAGCTCGCCCGCCAGGCCCAGCAGGCCGGCGCCCACGGCCTCCTCACGGTGACGCCGTACTACAACAAGCCCCCGCAGGAGGGCCTGCTCCGCCACTTCACGGCGATCGCGGACGCGACCGAGCTCCCCGTGATGCTGTACGACATCCCGGGCCGCAGCGGCGTGCCGATCAACACGGAGACGATCGTCCGTCTGGCCGAACATCCGCGGATCGTCGCGAACAAGGACGCCAAGGGCGACCTCGGCCGCGCCTCCTGGACGATCGCCCGCTCGGGCCTGCCCTGGTACTCCGGCGACGACATGCTCAACCTGCCGCTGCTGTCCGTGGGCGCCGTCGGCTTCGTCTCCGTCGTCGGCCACGTGGTGGCCCCGGAACTGCGCGCCATGCTCGATGCCTACGTATCGGGTGACGTGCACAAGGCCACGGAGATCCACCAGAAGCTGCTCCCGGTCTTCACCGGCATGTTCCGCACCCAGGGCGTCATCACGACCAAGGCCGCGCTGGCCCTCCAGGGACTGCCCGGCGGACCCCTGCGACTGCCCCTCGTCGAACTCACTCCTGATGAAACGGCGCAGCTCAAGATCGATCTTGCTGCCGGCGGGGTACAGCTTTAA
- a CDS encoding ribonuclease J encodes MSHPHPELGAPPKLPKGGLRVTPLGGLGEIGRNMTVFEFDGRLLIVDCGVLFPEEEQPGIDLILPDFSSIRDRLDDIEGIVLTHGHEDHIGGVPYLLREKPDIPLIGSKLTLALIEAKLQEHRIRPYTLEVAEGDRERLGPFDCEFVAVNHSIPDALAVAIRTPAGMVVHTGDFKMDQLPLDRRLTDLPTFARLGEEGMDLLLSDSTNAEVPGFVPPERDISNVIRGVFAGAQKRIIVASFASHVHRIQQILDAAHEYGRRVAFVGRSMVRNMGIARDLGYLKVPAGLVVDVKTLDDLPDSEVVLVCTGSQGEPMAALSRMANRDHQIRIVSGDTVILASSLIPGNENAVYRVINGLTRWGANVVHKGNAKVHVSGHASAGELLYFYNICKPKNLMPVHGEWRHLRANAELGALTGVPHDRIVIAEDGVVVDLVDGKAKIVGKVQAGYVYVDGLSVGDVGEPALKDRKILGDEGIISVFVVVDSSTGKITSGPNIQARGSGIEDSAFNAVVPRIQDVLEKSAQDGVVEPHQLQQLIRRTLGKWVSDTYRRRPMILPVVVEV; translated from the coding sequence TTGAGTCATCCGCATCCTGAACTCGGCGCCCCGCCGAAGCTCCCGAAGGGCGGCCTGCGTGTCACCCCGCTCGGCGGCCTCGGTGAGATCGGGCGCAACATGACCGTCTTCGAATTCGACGGCCGTCTGCTGATCGTCGACTGCGGAGTGCTCTTCCCCGAGGAGGAGCAGCCCGGAATCGACCTGATCCTGCCGGACTTCTCGTCCATCAGGGACCGCCTCGACGACATCGAGGGCATCGTCCTCACGCACGGCCACGAGGACCACATCGGCGGCGTCCCCTACCTCCTCCGCGAGAAGCCGGACATCCCGCTGATCGGCTCCAAGCTGACCCTCGCGCTGATCGAGGCGAAGCTCCAGGAGCACCGCATCCGCCCGTACACGCTCGAAGTCGCCGAGGGCGACCGCGAGCGCCTGGGCCCCTTCGACTGCGAGTTCGTCGCGGTCAACCACTCGATCCCGGACGCGCTGGCCGTCGCCATCCGCACCCCGGCGGGCATGGTCGTCCACACCGGCGACTTCAAGATGGACCAGCTGCCGCTGGACCGTCGCCTCACCGACCTGCCGACGTTCGCGCGACTCGGCGAAGAGGGCATGGACCTTCTTCTCTCCGACTCGACGAACGCCGAGGTCCCGGGCTTCGTCCCGCCCGAGCGCGACATCTCGAACGTGATCCGCGGTGTCTTCGCCGGCGCCCAGAAGCGCATCATCGTGGCGTCCTTCGCCAGTCACGTCCACCGCATCCAGCAGATTCTGGACGCGGCCCACGAGTACGGCCGCAGGGTCGCCTTCGTCGGCCGCTCGATGGTCCGCAACATGGGCATCGCGCGGGACCTCGGCTATCTGAAGGTCCCCGCCGGTCTGGTCGTCGACGTCAAGACGCTCGACGACCTTCCGGACAGCGAGGTCGTCCTGGTCTGCACGGGCTCCCAGGGCGAGCCGATGGCCGCCCTCTCCCGGATGGCCAACCGCGACCACCAGATCCGCATCGTCTCCGGCGACACGGTGATCCTGGCGTCGTCGCTGATCCCGGGCAACGAGAACGCGGTCTACCGCGTGATCAACGGCCTGACCCGCTGGGGCGCGAACGTCGTCCACAAGGGCAACGCCAAGGTGCACGTCTCGGGCCACGCGTCCGCGGGCGAGCTCCTGTACTTCTACAACATCTGCAAGCCCAAGAACCTGATGCCGGTCCACGGCGAATGGCGCCACCTGCGCGCCAACGCCGAACTGGGCGCCCTCACCGGCGTCCCGCACGACCGCATCGTGATCGCCGAGGACGGCGTCGTCGTCGACCTGGTCGACGGCAAGGCCAAGATCGTGGGCAAGGTCCAGGCGGGCTACGTCTACGTGGACGGTCTCTCCGTCGGTGACGTGGGCGAGCCGGCCCTGAAGGACCGCAAGATCCTCGGGGACGAGGGCATCATCTCGGTCTTCGTGGTGGTGGACTCCAGCACCGGCAAGATCACCAGTGGCCCGAACATCCAGGCCCGCGGATCCGGCATCGAGGACTCGGCGTTCAACGCCGTGGTCCCGAGGATCCAGGACGTGCTGGAGAAGTCGGCCCAGGACGGCGTCGTCGAGCCCCACCAGCTGCAGCAGCTCATCCGCCGCACGCTGGGCAAGTGGGTCTCGGACACCTACCGCCGGCGCCCGATGATCCTCCCGGTCGTCGTCGAGGTCTGA